A single Lepus europaeus isolate LE1 unplaced genomic scaffold, mLepTim1.pri SCAFFOLD_264, whole genome shotgun sequence DNA region contains:
- the CACTIN gene encoding LOW QUALITY PROTEIN: splicing factor Cactin (The sequence of the model RefSeq protein was modified relative to this genomic sequence to represent the inferred CDS: inserted 2 bases in 1 codon; substituted 1 base at 1 genomic stop codon), whose amino-acid sequence MGRDSRSRSRSAGRRSRRPRSRSRSGSHGRRHRRRREGEGRRRRRRRSRERRSDTEDDRGQRRGRRSRSPRDRGSQDQGSQSDSAEDSGPQGRGARGRRRSRSASSASAASPSPARSRSPAALSPRRSLQERLRLRRERKQREELLKAFETPEEKRARRLAKKEAKERRKREKMGWGEEYLGYTNTDNPFGDNNLLGTFIWSKALEKKGIGHLEEKELKERNRRIQEGNRLELQKVKQLRLEREREKALREQELELLQREKEAEHFKTWEEQEDHFHLQQAKLRSKIRIRDGRAKPIDLLAKYISAEDDDLAVEMHEPYTFLTGLTVADMEDLLEDIQVYMELEQGKNADFWRDMTVITEDETAKLRKLEAAGKGPGERREGVNASVSSDVQSVFKGKTYNQLQVIFQGIEGKIRAGGPNLTXGYWESLLQQLRAHMARARXLRERHQDVLRQKLYKLKQEQGVESQPLFPILRPEPSPSPSLEPEEPAPSPPGPSLAEGAPAEPQPGAEGVAEAEGAGDADADGDGEAVLMEEDLIQQSLDDYDAGRYSPRLLSAHELPLDAHVLEPHEDLQRLQLSRQQLQATGDASESAEDIFFRRAKEGMGQDEAPFGVEVPLGGRAYLWADKYRPRKPRFFNRVHTGFEWNKYNQTHYDFDNPPPKIVQGYKFNIFYPDLIDKRATPEYFLEACADNRDFATLRFHAGPPYEDIAFKIVSREWEYSHRHGFRCQFANGIFQLWFHFKRYRYRR is encoded by the exons ATGGGTCGGGACAGCCGCTCGCGCTCGCGGTCCGCGGGGCGCAGGAGCCGGAGGCCGCGGAGCCGGAGTCGGAGCGGGAGCCATGGGCGGCGACACCGGCGGCGCCGGGAGGGCGAGGGGCGGCGCAGGCGACGGCGGCGCAGCAGGGAGCGCAG GTCCGACACCGAGGACGACCGGGGgcagcggcgggggcggcggaGCCGGAGCCCCCGGGACCGGGGCTCCCAGGACCAGGGATCGCAGTCGGACTCCGCCGAGGACTCGGGGCCGCAGGGCCGCGGGGCTCGCGGGCGCCGGCGCTCCCGGTCCGCGTCCTCGGCCTCGGCCGCGTCGCCGTCCCCCGCGCGCTCCCGCAGCCCCGCGGCCCTGAGCCCGCGGCGGAGCCTGCAGGAGCGGCTGCGGCTGCGCCGGGAGCGGAAGCAGCGCGAGGAGCTGCTCAAAGCCTTCGAGACGCCCGAGGAGAAGCGCGCGCGGCGCCTGGCCAAGAAGGAGGCCAAGGAGCGCAGGAAGCGCGAGAAGATGGGCTGGGGCGAGGAGTACCTGGGCTACACCAACACCGACAACCCCTTCGGCGACAACAACCTGCTGGGCACCTTCATCTGGAGCAAG GCGCTGGAGAAGAAGGGCATCGGGCACCTGGAGGAGAAGGAGCTCAAGGAGCGGAACCGGCGCATCCAGGAGGGCAACCGGCTGGAGCTGCAGAAG GTGAAGCAGCTGCGGCTGGAGCGCGAGCGGGAGAAGGCGCTgcgggagcaggagctggagctgctgcagcGCGAGAAGGAGGCGGAGCACTTCAAGAcgtgggaggagcaggaggaccACTTCCACCTGCAGCAGGCCAAGCTGCG CTCCAAAATCCGCATCCGCGACGGCCGCGCCAAGCCCATCGACCTGCTGGCCAAGTACATCAGCGCCGAGGACGACGACCTGGCCGTGGAGATGCATGAGCCCTACACGTTCCTCACCGGACTCACGGTGGCCGACATGGAGGACCTGCTGGAGGACATCCAG gtGTACATGGAGCTGGAACAGGGCAAGAACGCCGACTTCTGGCGGGACATGACGGTCATCACCGAGGACGAGACGGCCAAGCTGCGCAAGCTGGAGGCCGCGGGCAAGGGGCCAG GCGAGCGCCGGGAGGGGGTCAACGCGTCGGTCAGCTCGGACGTGCAGTCGGTCTTCAAGGGCAAGACGTACAACCAGCTGCAGGTCATCTTCCAGGGCATCGAGGGCAAGATCCGCGCGGGCGGCCCCAACCTGAC TGGCTACTGGGAGAGCCTGCTGCAGCAGCTGCGCGCGCACATGGCCCGCGCCAGGTga CTCCGCGAGCGCCACCAGGACGTCCTGCGGCAGAAGCTGTACAAGCTGAAACAGGAGCAGGGCGTGGAGAGCCAGCCGCTCTTCCCCATCCTGCGGCCGGAGCCGTCCCCGAGCCCCAG CCTGGAGCCCGAGGAGCCGGCGCCCAGCCCCCCGGGGCCGTCGCTGGCTGAGGGCGCCCCCGCAGAGCCGCAGCCCGGGGCCGAGGGCGTGGCGGAGGCCGAGGGCGCCGGGGACGCGGACGCGGACGGGGACGGCGAGGCGGTGCTCATGGAGGAGGACCTGATCCAGCAGAGCCTGGACGACTACGACGCGGGGCGCTACAGCCCCCGGCTGCTGTCGGCGCACGAGCTGCCGCTGGACGCGCACGTGCTGGAGCCGCACGAGGACCTGCAGCGCCTGCAGCTGTCGCGCCAGCAGCTCCAGGCCACGG GCGACGCGAGCGAGAGCGCCGAGGACATCTTCTTCCGGCGCGCCAAGGAGGGCATGGGCCAGGACGAGGCGCCGTTCGGCGTGGAGGTGCCGCTGGGTGGCCGCGCCTACCTGTGGGCCGACAAGTACCGGCCGCGCAAGCCGCGCTTCTTCAACCGCGTGCACACGGGCTTCGAGTGGAACAAGTACAACCAGACGCACTACGACTTCGACAACCCGCCGCCCAAGATCGTGCAGGGCTACAAGTTCAACATCTTCTACCCCGACCTCATCGACAAGCGCGCCACGCCCGAGTACTTCCTGGAGGCCTGCGCCGACAACCGCGACTTCGCCACGCTGCGCTTCCACGCGGGGCCGCCCTACGAGGACATCGCCTTCAAGATCGTGAGCCGCGAGTGGGAGTACTCGCACCGCCACGGCTTCCGCTGCCAGTTCGCCAACGGCATCTTCCAGCTCTGGTTCCACTTCAAGCGCTACCGCTACCGGCGCTGA
- the TBXA2R gene encoding thromboxane A2 receptor produces MWANASASAGPCFRPTDITNITAEERRAIASPWFAASFCAVGLASNLLALCVLARARSGPTPPARSSFLAFLCGLVLTDLLGLLVTGAIVAARHAGLREWRAVDPACRLCAFMGVVMVFFGLCPLLLGAAMASERFLGITRPFSRPAAGSPRRAWATVALVWAAALALGLLPLLGLGRYTVQYPGSWCFLTLGAEPGDVAFGLLFALLGCLSVALSLVLNTVSVATLCRVYHGRAAARQRPRDCEVEMMAQLLGIMVVATACWTPLLVFIAQTVLQDPPAMSPTGQLSRASERQLLIYLRVATWNQILDPWVYILFRRAVLRRLHPRLSARAGAVSLRPQPRAGSGRH; encoded by the exons ATGTGGGCCAACGCCAGCGCCTCAGCCGGGCCCTGCTTCCGGCCCACGGACATCACGAACATCACGGCCGAGGAGCGCCGCGCCATCGCCTCGCCCTGGTTCGCCGCCTCCTTCTGCGCCGTGGGCCTGGCCTCCAACCTGCTGGCGCTGTGCGTGCTGGCGCGCGCGCGCAGCGGCCCCACGCCCCCCGCGCGCTCCTCCTTCCTCGCTTTCCTCTGCGGCCTGGTGCTCACCGACCTCCTGGGGCTGCTGGTCACCGGCGCCATCGTCGCGGCGCGCCACGCCGGCCTGCGCGAGTGGCGCGCCGTGGACCCCGCCTGCCGCCTCTGCGCCTTCATGGGCGTGGTCATGGTGTTCTTCGGGCTGTGCCCGCTGCTGCTGGGCGCCGCCATGGCCTCCGAGCGCTTCCTGGGCATCACGCGGCCCTTCTCGCGGCCCGCGGCCGGCTCGCCGCGCCGCGCCTGGGCCACCGTGGCGCTCGTGTGGGCGGCGGCGCTGGCGCTggggctgctgccgctgctgggcctgggccgcTACACCGTGCAGTACCCGGGCTCCTGGTGCTTCCTGACGCTGGGCGCCGAGCCGGGCGACGTGGCCTTCGGCCTGCTCTTCGCGCTGCTCGGCTGCCTGTCCGTGGCGCTGTCGCTCGTGCTCAACACCGTGAGCGTGGCCACGCTCTGCCGCGTCTACCACGGCCGCGCCGCGGCCCGGCAGCGGCCGCGGGACTGCGAGGTGGAGATGATGGCGCAGCTGCTGGGCATCATGGTGGTGGCCACGGCGTGCTGGACGCCGCTGCTG gTCTTCATCGCACAGACGGTGCTGCAGGACCCACCGGCCATGAGCCCCACCGGGCAGCTGTCCCGCGCCTCGGAGCGGCAGCTGCTCATCTACCTCCGCGTGGCCACCTGGAACCAGATCCTGGACCCCTGGGTGTACATCCTGTTCCGCAGGGCCGtgctgcggcgcctgcacccccgCCTCAGCGCGCGCGCCGGGGCCGTCTCCCTGCGGCCGCAGCCCCGCGCCGGCTCCGGGCGGCACTAG